A portion of the Platichthys flesus chromosome 7, fPlaFle2.1, whole genome shotgun sequence genome contains these proteins:
- the ebp gene encoding 3-beta-hydroxysteroid-Delta(8),Delta(7)-isomerase yields MDASAASGVPHPFWPRDLLIPTYVANDRSMSEILVFLFSVSGLFLLVTWLITGRRGAAGRLGTWRRLALCWFAVCGFIHSTIEGWFSLYYDIIPGDQSFLSQLWKEYSKGDSRYVIADNFTVCMETVTAWLWGPFSFWVVFAFLTNKPYRYVLQLIVSLGQLYGVVLYFFTEHRDGYTHSELGHPIYFWFYFVFMNLLWFFIPLVLIVDAWRQMSTAQTHRDNTKSKRK; encoded by the exons ATGGACGCCTCTGCAGCATCTGGAGTCCCTCATCCCTTCTGGCCGCGGGACCTCTTGATTCCCACTTATGTTGCCAATGACCGTTCAATGTCAGAGATCctggtgtttctgttttctgtgtccGGGCTGTTCCTGCTTGTGACCTGGCTGATCACCGGCCGGAGAGGGGCCGCTGGCAGGCTGGGGACATGGAGGCGTCTGGCTCTGTGCTGGTTTGCCGTCTGTGGCTTCATCCACTCTACCATCGAGGGCTGGTTCTCACTGTACTACGACATTATTCCAGGAGATCAGAGCTTCCTGTCACAGCTGT GGAAGGAGTACTCCAAAGGAGACAGTCGATATGTGAT aGCTGATAACTTCACAGTCTGCATGGAGACAGTGACTGCTTGGTTATGGGGGCCTTTCAGCTTTTGGGTTGTGTTTGCATTCTTAACGAACAAGCCCTACAGATATGTGCTGCAGCTCATCGTCTCATTAG GTCAGCTGTATGGAGTGGTGCTCTACTTTTTCACCGAGCACCGAGATGGCTACACTCACAGCGAGCTGGGACATCCCATCTACTTCTGGTTCTACTTTGTGTTCATGAATCTCCTGTGGTTCTTCATCCCGCTGGTGCTCATCGTGGATGCATGGAGACAGATGTCAACAgcccagacacacagagacaacacaaaGTCCAAGAGGAAATGA
- the ccdc115 gene encoding coiled-coil domain-containing protein 115: protein MGLSELEECSLSLDVKLLRFMEQLESLEEKQAALNSLIEQGWFSTSKARYSMGNKQVSALQYASEIEPLVCVHTRTLDNGEVEFCTERVTQSTESGTNVKSIEEIGPQEEGVRRRNKPKNVVAEKKGNDEASSQTAPEVTPVKRSEPNPQQDPLRWFGILVPQSLKQAQSSFKQVIELSAEIATLQTAVLNSREELKSCMRDKHILQKKTSAAQVEQTVK from the exons ATGGGGCTGTCAGAGCTGGAGGAGTGTTCTCTGTCCCTGGACGTGAAGCTGCTCCGCTTCATGGAGCAGCTGGAGTCACTGGAGGAGAAGCAAGCCGCTCTCAACTCTCTCATCGAGCAG GGATGGTTTTCCACATCCAAGGCACGATATTCCATGGGAAACAAGCAAGTCTCTGCACTTCAGTATGCGAGTGAAATCGAGCCACTGGTCTGTGTTCACACGAG AACCCTGGACAATGGTGAGGTGGAGTTCTGCACAGAAAGAGTTACACAAAGTACAGAGTCTGGAACAAATGTGAAGTCTATAGAGGAAATTGGACCTCAAGAGGAAG GTGTCAGGAGAAGAAACAAACCGAAAAACGTTGTCGctgaaaaaaagggaaatgatgAAGCAAGTAGCCAGACAGCTCCTGAAGTAACTCCAGTAAAGAGAAGTGAACCGAATCCTCAGCAAGACCCACTGAGATGGTTCGGTATCCTGGTGCCACAATCTCTTAAACAAGCACAGTCATCATTCAAGCAAG TTATCGAGCTCTCCGCTGAGATTGCAACCCTGCAGACTGCAGTtttaaacagcagagaggaactGAAGAGCTGCATGAGAGACAAACACATTCTGCAGAAGAAGACCTCAGCCGCTCAGGTTGAACAGACGGTGAAGTAA
- the si:dkey-109j17.5 gene encoding zinc finger BED domain-containing protein 4, which produces MASVAKVSILDYFNIVFEGENGKIESNCKACGTRIQAKRSVTSNFVTHLKRKHQAMYDDFVKRKDMKREGYSSGSLHTFTSNRGNSRFSVPITTGGGGGGGGRGGAGVGGMGTLDGGVGGGSGGGASKFDRHDPRQVLISEAIAKMIVLDLQPVSIVENQGFRELLQFLEPRYTPEHQHYIRSQLLPAYAYQVQLTTRQALASAHALSLSLDVWRGFSGSTSGFLGVTCHFLSSDWQMRSALLACLPLSGGTSGNRVLSEFDDVCHSHGVSGRVFRVVADPFLATATVKPCCLPGFSVSPHLAGVRDDSSEEGVDNGNDAEEGIRNGHGDGADEEGWEDSWEQGLGVRRVDCFSRSLEQCVREGLRSCPQLSSTLAKAASFYNYITSAVPPEKLSQVFDGTGLMMGGTGNAPSAVRDWAAQLKVLRRLLDSVEFLEEMSGPGELAPGTSERALLRELTDTLEPFTEAWDMVHGDRQNDLQAERHVSISLGLPCVLGLRKHLSETSTPNCPSLLVAFSQAVERWLAPILEDPLYITATTLDPQFKLTWSSNPDWHRQVLIEELSKHSAASSLLDINTELHPQSQTPPAPSPAPSPVSSLSRPCKLFSFIKQRPATQAKSLEQELSIYLREEPTDEDALHYWRRKAIDFPLLAQVAKRAFTIPACGTVVGNIFTTAEICLRPERSRILPKNLETLIYLKANYRLLWT; this is translated from the exons ATGGCGTCGGTCGCGAAGGTGTCCATCCTGGATTACTTCAATATTGTGTTCGAGGGCGAAAATGGCAAAATCGAGTCCAACTGCAAGGCTTGTGGCACCAGGATCCAGGCGAAGCGCAGCGTCACGTCCAACTTCGTAACGCATCTCAAG CGGAAGCACCAGGCCATGTATGATGACTTTGTGAAAAGGAAGGATATGAAGAGAGAGGGTTACTCCTCTGGTTCCCTGCACACATTCACCAGCAATCGAGGGAATTCCCGCTTCAGTGTTCCCATCACtactggaggtggaggaggaggaggaggaaggggaggtgCTGGAGTTGGAGGAATGGGAACTCTGGACGGAGGCGTAGGAGGAGGCTCTGGAGGAGGGGCGAGCAAGTTTGACAGACATGACCCACGTCAG GTGTTGATCTCAGAGGCTATAGCCAAGATGATAGTGCTTGACCTGCAGCCAGTGTCCATAGTGGAAAACCAAGGTTTcagggagctgctgcagttCTTGGAGCCACGCTACACCCCAGAGCATCAGCACTACATCCGGAGCCAGCTCCTCCCTGCCTATGCCTATCAAGTCCAGCTGACCACCCGTCAGGCCCTGGCCTCGGCACACGCCCTCAGCCTCAGCCTGGATGTCTGGAGGGGCTTTTCTGGATCCACCTCAGG tttcCTCGGTGTCACCTGCCATTTTCTCTCATCGGATTGGCAGATGCGTTCAGCCCTGCTGGCGTGCCTACCCCTGTCTGGCGGCACCTCTGGCAATCGTGTCCTGTCAGAATTTGATGACGTGTGCCACTCTCACGGGGTGTCAGGGAGAGTGTTTCGTGTCGTCGCGGACCCTTTTCTGGCCACAGCAACCGTAAAGCCATGTTGTCTTCCCGGTTTCTCGGTGTCACCTCATCTCGCTGGCGTCCGAGATGACAGCAGTGAAGAGGGGGTGGACAATGGTAACGACGCAGAGGAAGGGATCAGGAATGGTCATGGTGATGGGGCGGATGAAGAGGGATGGGAGGACTCCTGGGAGCAGGGTCTGGGTGTTCGTCGGGTGGACtgtttctctcgctctctggaACAGTGTGTCAGGGAGGGGCTGCGCTCCTGTCCGCAGCTCTCCTCCACACTGGCCAAGGCTGCCAGTTTCTATAACTACATTACCTCTGCCGTCCCACCTGAGAAACTCAGCCAGGTGTTCGATGGTACTGGACTGATGATGGGGGGAACAGGAAATGCCCCCTCTGCAGTGAGAGACTGGGCTGCTCAGCTGAAG GTGCTTCGCCGGCTGCTGGACTCAGTGGAGTTCCTAGAGGAGATGAGTGGTCCAGGGGAGCTTGCCCCGGGCACCTCAGAGAGAGCCCTCCTGAGAGAGCTCACTGACACTTTGGAGCCCTTCACTGAGGCCTGGGACATGGTGCACGGAGACAGACAGAATGACCTCCAGGCAGAACGACATGTGTCCATCAGCTTGGGGCTGCCGTGTGTCCTGGGTCTTCGTAAACATCTCTCTGAGACGTCAACCCCCAACTGCCCCTCTCTCCTGGTGGCCTTCAGCCAGGCTGTAGAGCGTTGGTTGGCCCCCATCCTGGAGGACCCCCTCTACATCACTGCCACCACTCTGGACCCCCAGTTCAAGCTCACTTGGAGCAGCAACCCTGACTGGCACAGACAGGTTCTAATAGAGGAGTTATCCAAACATtctgcagcctccagcctcTTAGATATCAACACAGAACTACACCCTCAATCCCagactcctcctgctccatctcctGCTCCATCGCCGGTTTCCTCACTTTCTCGGCCCTGCAAGTTGTTCTCTTTCATCAAGCAGAGACCTGCAACACAGGCCAAGAGCCTGGAGCAGGAGTTAAGCATATATCTACGAGAGGAACCAACAGATGAAGATGCTTTGCATTACTGGCGGCGTAAAGCTATCGACTTTCCTCTGCTTGCTCAGGTGGCCAAGAGGGCGTTCACCATACCTGCTTGTGGCACTGTGGTGGGGAACATATTCACTACTGCTGAGATCTGCCTGCGGCCAGAGAGAAGCCGCATCTTACCAAAGAACCTGGAGACGCTCATCTACCTCAAAGCAAACTACAGATTGTTATGGACTTAG
- the fkbpl gene encoding FK506-binding protein-like → MDPVHPLETLHGNVDHDSGDVTSWVSVCPGGLWKVQQKPACKNSLTVSDSEDGRSSSSSHCPRLGSLCRVRVRLKANVDETETPDSDGVDEKLSVTEVTEVVGTPFPRSRDSALQLPLGDWTTLRLGEGQCDITEACLEGMRAGEKCEILLSPVGNGPDVSIPQPDEGHLPICATVELQAFTPGMESWEMPPGGKWEWVKSHKGRGGARYRSGDLWGAADSYSRALKLLIALYGPVREQEKNGQKQDVLALGDSSNGGEPQHLPSVHEFKTIKAELHSNLSLCQLKLSQPERARASASKATELEPGGAKAWYRLGQACQMVNEVEEAKRAFRKLLELQPESPAALKALKDIASKEKETNAQLGVRLSKMFS, encoded by the exons ATGGATCCAGTCCACCCTCTGGAAACCCTGCATGGTAATGTTGATCATGACAGTGGGGACGTTACCTCGTGGGTGTCGGTGTGTCCCGGAGGCCTCTGGAAAGTCCAGCAAAAGCCAGCATGCAAGAACAGTCTAACTGTATCAGATTCCGAAGATGGTAGAT CAAGTTCATCCAGTCACTGTCCAAGGCTGGGTTCACTGTGTCGTGTTCGAGTGCGGCTCAAAGCAAACGTGGATGAGACAGAAACTCCGGACTCTGATGGGGTAGACGAGAAGCTGTCAGTCACTGAAGTCACTGAAGTGGTGGGAACCCCCTTCCCAAGGAGTCGGGACTCTGCACTGCAGCTTCCACTGGGGGACTGGACTACACTGAGGCTGGGGGAGGGCCAGTGTGATATTACAGAAGCATGTCTGGAGGGAATGAGAGCTGGAGAGAAATGTGAG ATACTGCTCTCTCCAGTTGGAAATGGACCAGATGTCTCTATTCCACAACCTGACGAGGGTCACCTTCCTATATGTGCCACAGTGGAACTCCAAGCTTTCACGCCAGGCATGGAATCCTGGGAGATGCCACCTGGGGGAAAATGGGAGTGGGTGAAGTCCCACAAGGGGAGGGGTGGTGCCAGATACAGGAGCGGGGATCTCTGGGGAGCTGCTGACAGCTACAGCCGAGCCCTCAAGCTCCTCATCGCTCTCTATGGCCCCGtcagagagcaggagaaaaacGGACAAAAGCAAGACGTTTTGGCACTGGGAGATTCAAGCAATGGTGGTGAACCACAGCACCTTCCTTCAGTTCATGAGTTCAAGACGATCAAAGCAGAGCTCCACTCAAACCTGTCTTTGTGTCAGCTCAAACTGAGCCAGCCGGAGCGGGCGAGGGCCAGCGCTTCTAAAGCCACAGAGCTGGAACCAGGTGGTGCTAAAGCCTGGTACCGGCTGGGCCAGGCCTGCCAGATGGTGAATGAGGTCGAGGAGGCCAAGCGGGCATTcaggaagctgctggagctACAGccagaatctcctgctgccttaAAGGCCCTTAAGGACATAGCAAGTAAAGAGAAGGAGACAAATGCACAGCTGGGAGTGAGACTGAGCAAAATGTTCAGCTGA